Within Thermococcus sp. Bubb.Bath, the genomic segment AATCTTGAGAACTTTCTGTTCTCACCTATTTATAAATCCTGAGAAGTCCGAGTCCTCACTTTGTGAACAATTTCTAGAAATTTCTTTTGCGCTCTTCATTTGATGTCAGAATAAAGGGGGTACTAACCCGCCCAAGTTCATCGGCTCCGCCTTCGGCGGCACTCCCCGGGCAGAGATGGTAGTGGCTCATCCCTAAAAAGCTTCCGCTTAGAAAACTATGGGCTCGTCCGGATTCTCATTGTTCTCTTCGGGTTCCCCTTCGTACTTGTGGCTGGCTTTGACGATGATATAGTAAATTATTGCGCCGATTATGTTGAGGAAGAGGGCCACTATTATCCAAATGACCTTTTCACCGTCTGGCATGGTCTTCTGTTTGGTAACGACATCGTAGATAACCCAGATTATCGCGGCCAAGCCGATGATCCAGAGGATCACCCCCAGGCCCCATATGGCGAAGACTATCCCTTCACCCATCATAGTGTTCACCGATTATTGTAGGGTATTCTCCATAAAAAGATTACCATTGACAAGAAGTATGAAGAAGAAAACAAGAAACAAGAATTTGAAAGCTCACTTCTTAAGCTTCTCGCACTTCTCAACCCAGTCCTTGAGGACGTCCTTGAGCTTGGGCTCGCCTATTTCCTCGAGCTCGTAGCGGACGCGAACAGCCGGCTTGTTGAGCTTTACGACGCGTCTGAGATCAATGGGGGTTCCGATGACGACGACGTCAGCATCCGCCCTGTTAATGGTCTCCTCAAGCTCCTTGATCTGGTGCTCGCCGTAGCCCATGGCAGGGAGAATGACGTCGAGGTGGCTGTACTTCTTGTAGGTGTCGATGATGGAACCGACGGCATAGGGCCTCGGGTCGATTATTTCAGCCGCTCCGTACTTCTTGGCAGCGATGTAGCCTGCACCGTACTTCATGCCGCCGTGCGTCAGAGTTGGCCCGTCCTCAACGACGAGAACGCGCTTGCCCTTGATGAGCTCCGGCTTGTCGACGTAGAGTGGCGATGCTCCATCGATGACTATTGCGTTCGGGTTGATCTTTTCAATGTCTTCGCGGACCTTCTGGATGTCGTCCCTGTTGGCGGTGTCGATCTTGTTTATGATTATGACGTCAGCGCTCCTGAAGTTGGTCTCACCTGGGTGGTACTTGAGCTCATGGCCAGGCCTGTGCGGGTCGGTAACCACTATCCAGAGGTCTGGCACATAGAACGGGAAGTCGTTGTTCCCGCCGTCCCAGAGGATGATGTCAGCCTCCTTCTCAGCCTCGCGGAGGATCTTCTCGTAGTCCACTCCAGCATAGACGACCATGCCCCTGTCTATGTAGGGCTCGTACTCCTCGCGCTCCTCGATGGTGCACTCGTATTTGTCTAGGTCCTCGTAGGTGGCGAAGCGCTGAACCATCTGCTTCCTGAGGTCGCCGTAGGGCATCGGGTGCCTTATGGCAACGACCTTGTAGCCCATTTCCTGAAGGAGCTGGGCGACCTTTCTGGAAGTCTGGCTCTTTCCACAGCCGGTTCTAACGGCGGTGACCGCTACAACAGGCTTGGTGCTCTTTATCATTGTGCTCTTCGGGCCGAGGAGCCAGAAGTCTGCTCCAGCGCTGTGGGCCCTGCTGGCGAGGTGCATGACGTGCTCGTGCGGAACGTCGGAGTAAGCGAAGACAACTATGTCAACGTCCTTCTCCTTGATGATCTTCTCAAGGTCGTCCTCGCTCAGAATTGGTATCCCGTTGGGGTAGAGCTCTCCTGCGAGCTCGGGCGGATAGATTCTTCCCTCGATGTCTGGAATCTGGGTCGCGGTGAAGGCAACGACCTCGTAGTCTGGGTTGTCCCTGAAGAACGTGTTGAAGTTGTGGAAGTCTCTTCCGGCGGCCCCAAGGATAACAACCCTCTTTCTCCTCTTCTCGGCCATCTTAGTTCACCTCAAACTCTTTGTTCGTTCGTGTATATGTTTTGGCGTTTATAACGGTTTTCGTTTAATAAAGCAACTCTCTGGCGTGGTTTATTCGGAGATTGGGAGATAGAACTGAAAAACATTCAAAAAAGAGCTGAACAACTCCAGTGCTATCTTTGGCGAGAACAGTCCCGCACATCAAGAACCTCAGCCTTTTGGTACTCAACGATCTTCTGAGGCCTTATTTTGAGTAACCGGTCTATGGCCCCGCCTCCACCGACGACATACTCATTTTCGAGAACCTTTGAATCTACTATTGTCCTGAGTGGAATCCCAACGGGTGGAACTCCTCCAGCTTCATATCCAGTGAGCTCCTTGACCTCTTTCGGTTTCGCAAAGCGGCATTTTCCAAAGAGCTTCCCAAGCTTTTCCATGCTTACCTTTGACTCACCGTCAACGATGACTAGGAGTGGCCCCTTCTCGCTTATTATCACGGGAGACTTTATGACCTGCCTTGGGGATGCTCCCGTCTCCTGAACTCCCTGCTCTACAGTCTTAACAGGTCGTCCTATATCGAGAATTTCTGCACCCAGTTTCTCCGCTATTTCCTCTCTTCTCCATGATAATCCCTCTCATTTTAAGGCGCAACTGTTAATAAGGCCTTTGAATGACTTGAAATGGTGGTTAATGTGTTCTCCATTGAAGTTAGGACTCATACTGCCCTTCATGTTGTCAAAGGCGCTGTGGTTAAGGTTCTCGGAGAGGAGGCAAAGTGGACGGCCAGTGTTTACGTTAATGAGAACCACGGCAGACTGACCGTGAAGTTCAACAGGAAGCCGACACCCGAAGAAATCTCAGAAATAGAGCGCCTCGCCAACGAGAAGGTGAAGGAGAACGTTCCGATAGAGGTCTACGAACTGCCGAGGGAGGAAGCTGAGAGTCGCTTTGGTGAGGAGATGTACGACCTCTTTCCGATACCCCCTGAGGTCAGAACCCTAAAGGTCGTGGTCATAGAAGGCTGGAACGTCAATGCTTGCAACAAGGAACACACAAGGACGACTGGGGAAGTAGGGAAAATAAAAATCAGAAAAGTCCGGTTCAGGAAGAGCAAGGGATTGCTGGAGATCAGCTTTGATGTTCTTTGATTTATTTTCTCACCCACAGCGCTCCTGCCATACCGAAGTAAGTCGGGCAGGCGTAGGCGCTTGCTTTGAGATCAAAGTCTGCTCTCCTCATCGCCCCAAGCATTATCAGCATCTGCCAGTAGCTGTCGGGGAGAGCCTTCTCTATCAGCCCGTCAGGAACCGAAGGAAGTTCCTCAAGGCGGTTCTCTTTTATCAGTTCCATAATCAGTTTATCGTACTCCTCGCTCTCCTTTCTGTATCCATAGGGACCGTTCTCGTCGTGCGCATGCCCTTGGTCTGCACTGACAATGAGGGCGATCCTCTTCTCGCTCCTCTCAATGACTTCGCCGAGGACTTCTCCTGCCTTGATGAGCGTCTCCCTGCTTAGCCCCCTCGCCGGAGTGAGCAGAACGAGCGGCTTCTTCTCAAGGAACTGGAGGGGGATGAGCTCACCCCACGTGAGGGGCCAGCGGGAATATTCCCCGCTTCTGCTGGCGAAGTGGAGGCCCACGACCGGGATTTCGGCTCCCTTCCAGGCGTTGTAGACTTCCTCCGCTAGTTCCCTATCTGTCTCCCACTCCCCCGGCAGTTCAACGCCCTCAAAACCGAGCCAGGAAATGAGGTGCTGGGCCATGATAACGCCGAGATGGTCACTCATTCTGACGTTGTGGGGGCTTATGAGGACGTGTGCATCGACACCGCTGAACTCCCTTCCGATTTCCTTTAAAACTCCAGCAAGGCGCTTTGTTTCCTCGTCGGGTGGGTCTAAAACTGGGTTCCCGTGCGGCATGAGGCCTATTCCAACGAGCATGATACCACCGTATCGGGTTTTGTGTTATAGCCTTTATACTTTTTACTCCACTTCCAAAAGGGTTTGCCCTATTCGATCCCAAACATTTACACCACTGTAAATGTTTGGTGAGTGATGTGGACTTTGCTCTTTCATGGAGAAATACGGCTATGAAATCCTTCTTAGGTTGATGGTTGTTTTTGCTGCAGGGTTCATCACAGGAGTTATCCTCTTCTGGAGCCGGTTAACCAATGGCGCCACGTTTATAATATCCGGGTATATCGGGAGTATG encodes:
- a CDS encoding PLDc N-terminal domain-containing protein, encoding MMGEGIVFAIWGLGVILWIIGLAAIIWVIYDVVTKQKTMPDGEKVIWIIVALFLNIIGAIIYYIIVKASHKYEGEPEENNENPDEPIVF
- a CDS encoding cyclic 2,3-diphosphoglycerate synthase encodes the protein MAEKRRKRVVILGAAGRDFHNFNTFFRDNPDYEVVAFTATQIPDIEGRIYPPELAGELYPNGIPILSEDDLEKIIKEKDVDIVVFAYSDVPHEHVMHLASRAHSAGADFWLLGPKSTMIKSTKPVVAVTAVRTGCGKSQTSRKVAQLLQEMGYKVVAIRHPMPYGDLRKQMVQRFATYEDLDKYECTIEEREEYEPYIDRGMVVYAGVDYEKILREAEKEADIILWDGGNNDFPFYVPDLWIVVTDPHRPGHELKYHPGETNFRSADVIIINKIDTANRDDIQKVREDIEKINPNAIVIDGASPLYVDKPELIKGKRVLVVEDGPTLTHGGMKYGAGYIAAKKYGAAEIIDPRPYAVGSIIDTYKKYSHLDVILPAMGYGEHQIKELEETINRADADVVVIGTPIDLRRVVKLNKPAVRVRYELEEIGEPKLKDVLKDWVEKCEKLKK
- a CDS encoding YbaK/EbsC family protein translates to MAEKLGAEILDIGRPVKTVEQGVQETGASPRQVIKSPVIISEKGPLLVIVDGESKVSMEKLGKLFGKCRFAKPKEVKELTGYEAGGVPPVGIPLRTIVDSKVLENEYVVGGGGAIDRLLKIRPQKIVEYQKAEVLDVRDCSRQR
- a CDS encoding alanyl-tRNA editing protein, giving the protein MFSIEVRTHTALHVVKGAVVKVLGEEAKWTASVYVNENHGRLTVKFNRKPTPEEISEIERLANEKVKENVPIEVYELPREEAESRFGEEMYDLFPIPPEVRTLKVVVIEGWNVNACNKEHTRTTGEVGKIKIRKVRFRKSKGLLEISFDVL
- a CDS encoding extradiol dioxygenase codes for the protein MLVGIGLMPHGNPVLDPPDEETKRLAGVLKEIGREFSGVDAHVLISPHNVRMSDHLGVIMAQHLISWLGFEGVELPGEWETDRELAEEVYNAWKGAEIPVVGLHFASRSGEYSRWPLTWGELIPLQFLEKKPLVLLTPARGLSRETLIKAGEVLGEVIERSEKRIALIVSADQGHAHDENGPYGYRKESEEYDKLIMELIKENRLEELPSVPDGLIEKALPDSYWQMLIMLGAMRRADFDLKASAYACPTYFGMAGALWVRK